One Vespa crabro chromosome 4, iyVesCrab1.2, whole genome shotgun sequence DNA segment encodes these proteins:
- the LOC124423417 gene encoding uncharacterized protein LOC124423417 encodes MNDSKMETQLIHRENGIDYVLLTSNRLEDALRIQANTMVNENIAIGLDMFEEAGAAEEMQLIFREVVKDGVSIIALDSETNEIAGVIFNKIHISLKDGEKDALESFIEKNIKHRSCIELINFLDNVESKVNIFEKYNVDAILEMFYLGTDTKYRGRGIGMLLTECTLKLGKMLQNGEIKKVSMVANERIVLEAVIPKVAIAVYTSNYSIRIAEKLNGEFLANAFYEDFIINGKRMSERINSNHKKVALVAYKL; translated from the exons ATGAACGATTCAAAAATGGAAACCCAATTAATTCATCGAGAAAATGGAATCGACTACGTATTACTTACGAGTAATAGATTAGAAGATGCATTGCGCATTCAAGCAAATACAATGgttaacgaaaatattgcTATTGGATTAGATATGTTTGAAGAAGCTGGTGCAGCCGAGGAGATGCAATTGATATTCAGGGAAGTTGTTAAAGATGGAGTTTCAATAATCGCTTTAGACAGTGAGACCAATGAGATAGCCGGagtgatttttaataaaatccat ATTTCTTTGAAGGACGGTGAGAAGGATGCACTCGAGAGTTTCATCGAGAAGAATATAAAGCATCGTTCTTGCATCGAACTTATTAATTTCCTCGATAAC GTTGAGTCAAAGgtgaatattttcgaaaaatacaaCGTCGATGCCATATTGGAAATGTTTTATCTCGGAACTGATACAAAATATCGTGGACGTGGTATCGGTATGCTACTCACGGAATGTACTTTGAAATTAGGAAAAATGTTGCAAAAtggtgaaattaaaaaagtttcAATGGTTGCCAATGAGAGAATAGTCTTAGAAGCGGTGATACCAAAAGTCGCGATCGCCGTTTATACATCGAATTATTCCATACGTATTGCCGAAAAGTTGAACGGTGAATTTTTAGCAAACGCATTCTACgaggattttattattaatggtaAAAGAATGTCGGAGAGGATCAATAGCAATCACAAGAAGGTCGCATTGGTTGcttataaattatga